One part of the Vicia villosa cultivar HV-30 ecotype Madison, WI linkage group LG6, Vvil1.0, whole genome shotgun sequence genome encodes these proteins:
- the LOC131611438 gene encoding glycosyltransferase family 92 protein RCOM_0530710-like, which translates to MKDHRKQKDHRKQNRVVSWSTFFLFTIVLVLSSIIFTSLIFSSLYSSYIPPFHFPKTVFKWRTPPPPQITIRETVTISDEVLIFLNYPLSFRHHSKNDLQCVYLSADLKPRLHEPIQLHSVRPHEQIVRCPMPPRGEIVSLQIKSNGTLQIKNSSIHSWDPLVYEALFDRDNTTIVFVKGLNLRPEKLAEPSRLQCVYGWDFTKPKFLFKSDVLSAAQEIIRCKTPASILAQTQPDSFIKVSIQVEGKKIFPSIARPGLISLQKSPNRKPHELCICTMLRNQARFIKEWVMYHSKIGVERWFIYDNNSDDDIENVIAFLQSAGYNITWHLWAWVKTQEAGFAHCALRARASCEWVGFIDVDEFFNVKIKVDLRHVIWHYSKPKNNVAEIRTPCYSFGPSGLKDVPSEGVMMGYTCRLAGRERHKSIVRPDALNQTLINVVHHFHLRAPFVAVDVDNGAMMINHYKYQVWKVFKEKFYRRVATYVADWQKEENVGSKDRVPGLGTKAVEPADWSHRYCEVKDTSLRNWVLIHFKDKKTHLFPWQPEFEPHIKKRLRKKQKGIL; encoded by the coding sequence ATGAAAGATCATAGGAAACAGAAAGATCATAGGAAACAAAACCGTGTCGTTTCATGGAGCACGTTCTTTTTGTTCACCATCGTTCTTGTCTTGTCTTCCATTATCTTCACCTCTCTCATTTTCTCTTCCCTCTATTCCTCTTACATCCCTCCTTTCCACTTCCCAAAAACAGTTTTCAAATGGCGAACCCCACCGCCGCCACAAATCACAATCCGAGAAACCGTTACGATTTCGGACGAGGTTTTGATTTTCCTAAATTACCCTTTATCTTTTCGCCATCATTCCAAAAATGACCTTCAATGTGTTTACCTATCGGCTGACTTGAAGCCACGGCTTCATGAGCCGATTCAGCTTCACTCCGTTAGGCCTCATGAACAAATCGTACGGTGTCCGATGCCTCCACGTGGCGAGATTGTATCTCTTCAAATAAAATCTAACGGAACTCTTCAAATAAAAAACTCTTCAATCCATAGTTGGGACCCACTTGTTTATGAAGCTTTATTCGATCGTGATAACACCACAATAGTATTTGTTAAAGGACTTAATCTTCGACCAGAGAAACTGGCTGAACCGTCTAGATTACAATGTGTGTACGGTTGGGATTTCACAAAGCCCAAATTCTTATTTAAATCTGATGTTTTATCAGCTGCTCAAGAGATTATAAGATGCAAAACACCCGCCAGCATTTTAGCCCAAACCCAACCGGATTCTTTTATTAAAGTATCTATTCAAGTTGAAGGTAAGAAAATATTTCCCTCCATAGCAAGGCCCGGGCTTATCTCATTGCAAAAATCACCAAACCGAAAACCGCACGAGTTATGCATATGCACGATGCTCCGAAACCAAGCCCGATTCATTAAAGAATGGGTAATGTACCACTCAAAAATCGGAGTTGAAAGATGGTTTATTTACGACAACAACAGCGATGACGATATAGAGAATGTCATTGCTTTCTTGCAAAGTGCGGGTTACAACATCACGTGGCACCTATGGGCCTGGGTAAAAACACAAGAAGCAGGGTTTGCTCACTGTGCTCTACGGGCCCGGGCCTCGTGCGAGTGGGTTGGGTTTATTGACGTGGATGAATTTTTCAACGTAAAGATAAAAGTAGATTTACGACATGTGATTTGGCATTATTCGAAGCCCAAAAATAATGTTGCTGAAATAAGAACACCGTGTTACAGTTTTGGGCCTTCGGGTCTAAAGGATGTGCCAAGTGAAGGTGTGATGATGGGGTACACGTGTCGGTTGGCAGGACGTGAAAGACATAAGAGTATTGTGAGACCCGATGCACTGAATCAAACCCTTATTAATGTGGTGCATCATTTTCATCTAAGGGCACCATTTGTGGCCGTTGATGTGGATAATGGTGCGATGATGATTAATCATTATAAATATCAAGTATGGAAAGTGTTTAAAGAGAAATTTTATAGGAGGGTTGCAACATATGTGGCAGATTGGCAAAAAGAAGAAAATGTGGGGTCTAAAGATAGAGTGCCTGGTTTGGGAACTAAGGCGGTCGAACCAGCTGATTGGTCACATCGATATTGCGAGGTTAAAGATACGAGTTTGAGAAATTGGGTTTTGATACATTTTAAAGATAAAAAGACCCATCTTTTTCCATGGCAACCAGAATTTGAGCCTCACATAAAAAAGAGACTAAGGAAAAAACAAAAAGGAATTTTATGA
- the LOC131611440 gene encoding F-box protein CPR1-like, with amino-acid sequence MERLPQDLVSKILLKLPAIELSKCKCICKSWLDLITNPQFITNYYVVHNNEQEHLLVIRRPFLCGLKTYISRLSWNFDDPKKHVLSEILSPPYEFSSDHKYWTEIMGPCNGIYFLEGNPNVLMNPSLREFMVLPQSHFVAPQGFYSFTEYYGFGFDSKSDDYKVVVLKDLWVKETDERQNGFWNVELYSLNSNSWRKIEAGDLPLQFDIWGSSRVFTFVRNCCHWWGFVDGNIGDVVLAFNMFDEMFRKIKVPRIEYYDSDFSVECFKTLVPFHESDTIGVIVYPVKGIEKCFDVWLMKDYWDEGSWIKVYSVGPVPVIHKLVGFYGGNRFLWKDSNERLVLYESEKGNMMCLEVYGKYDSIRGARYMESLVSLRRGNRQCFSCSLVPDPLLNLGE; translated from the coding sequence ATGGAGCGTTTGCCACAAGATTTAGTCTCCAAAATCCTCTTAAAGCTACCAGCAATAGAGTTATCAAAATGCAAATGCATTTGCAAATCATGGTTAGATCTCATAACTAATCCTCAATTTATTACAAATTACTATGTTGTCCACAACAATGAACAAGAACATCTTTTAGTCATTCGTAGACCTTTTCTATGTGGTCTCAAAACATATATTTCTCgtctttcatggaattttgatGATCCAAAAAAACATGTTTTGTCTGAGATTTTGAGTCCACCGTATGAATTCAGTTCTGACCATAAATATTGGACTGAAATAATGGGTCCTTGTAATGGTATATACTTTCTAGAAGGTAATCCAAATGTGTTGATGAATCCTTCTTTGAGAGAATTCATGGTTTTGCCTCAATCCCATTTTGTAGCTCCTCAGGGTTTTTATTCTTTCACTGAGTATTATGGTTTTGGATTTGATTCTAAAAGTGATGATTATAAAGTTGTGGTGTTGAAGGATCTTTGGGTGAAGGAAACAGATGAGAGACAAAATGGGTTTTGGAATGTTGAGTTGTATAGTTTGAATTCGAATTCTTGGAGGAAGATTGAAGCTGGAGATTTGCCTCTACAGTTTGATATTTGGGGCTCTTCTAGAGTTTTCACTTTTGTGAGAAACTGTTGTCATTGGTGGGGTTTTGTTGATGGGAATATAGGAGATGTTGTTTTAGCATTCAACATGTTTGATGAAATGTTTAGGAAGATAAAAGTGCCTAGAATAGAGTATTATGATTCTGATTTTTCAGTTGAATGTTTTAAAACATTGGTGCCTTTTCATGAATCTGATACTATTGGTGTTATTGTTTATCCTGTGAAAGGAATAGAGAAATGTTTTGATGTTTGGTTGATGAAGGATTATTGGGATGAAGGGTCTTGGATTAAGGTGTATAGTGTTGGACCTGTGCCTGTGATTCATAAGCTTGTTGGGTTTTATGGAGGTAATCGGTTTCTTTGGAAAGATAGCAATGAGAGGTTGGTGTTGTATGAATCTGAGAAGGGGAATATGATGTGTCTTGAGGTTTATGGAAAGTATGATTCAATAAGAGGTGCTAGATACATGGAAAGTCTTGTTTCGCTTCGAAGAGGAAATCGACAATGTTTTTCATGTAGTTTGGTTCCAGATCCTCTACTGAATTTGGGGGAGtag